A region of the Chryseobacterium cucumeris genome:
CTTTCATCCGGCAACCCTGCAAATATGGCCTCATTTGGGAGTTCTTTTTTTACCAGGGCTTCCAGGGCTTCAGGAAAAATTTTTGCTCCTCCGGAATTAATCACATTATCAATTCTTCCAAGGAATTTAAACTGTTTTTTACTCTTAATCTCAACTAAATCATTAGTTTGCAACTCTGAAGCATTTACATTGGGAGCAAAGATCTTCAGACAACCTCTGTCATCTAAAGAAATGGACACATTTTCAAAAACGGTAAAATACTCTTCCTGTTCCGGCATTAATTGTTTCAATCCGATATGAGAAAGGGTCTCAGACATTCCATAGGTTTCAAAAATACGGTTTGAAGGACTAAGGTTCATATGCCGGATTTTATTTTTCAGACTTTCTGAAACGGCAGCACCACCAATGATCAGGTTTTTAATCAGATGAAGCTTTTCCAGTGAGTTTTCTACCTGAAGAGGCGTCATGGCACAAAAATCTACTTCTTCATTCAGATTTTCAAGAGGCTTTAAAGAAGGATCAGTAACTTTTAATTGTAATTTTCTTTCTATAGAACGGACAACCATCATTTTTCCGGAAATGTATTCTACAGGCAGGCAAAGTAATGCCGTATCGCCTTCTTTTAATCCTAAAAAATTACAGGTCATCACTGCTGAATTGACCATTTTCTTTTTTTCAATTTCAAAGATTTTGGGTACTCCGGTAGAACCCGAAGTCTGGACATTTACTCCTGTTTTTTTTGAAAACCATTCTTCCAGAAAATCTTTTACTTTCTTTTCAAATTCTGCAGAGAATGATAATTGATTAATATTGAGATTATTGAAGTCTATCAGCATGTTTTCCGTAAATAAATTCTACAGTAAATTTAAAAAAAAATTCAAAAAGTTCTTGTATATAAAGAAAAAAGCTGTAAATTTGCACCACTAAAACAAACAGAGACTCATGGTGTAGCGGTAACACTACTGATTTTGGTTCAGTCATCTGGGGTTCGAATCCCTGTGAGTCTACAAACCATCCTTTTTTAAGGATGGTTTTTGTTTTTATTATCATCTTTTATTTCTGAGTGAAATCAGAATAAACAATTTAAAACTATAGCTATGAAAAAACACTATTTCTTATTATTTTCTATTTTCACCATTTTTTTGAATGCGCAAAGCTTCAGTTTGGACACTACTTTTGGAAATGGCGGATATTGCATGTATGATAATTTCAGAGAAACATCAGATGTGGTGATACTTCCGGATGGCCAATTCATTACTGCAACTTCCACAGGCTCTATCACCATAAGAAAGGTAAACCAAAGCGGAATTCTTGATAGCTCCTTCGGAGAAAAGGATTATGATATGGGCAGCAATTCATTGGATAAAAGCGAATCTATCAAAAAAATTATTTTAAATAATAATAAAATATTGATTTATGGAAGGGTAAATGCTACTCCAACCCACAGCTTATATGATTGGTTTTTAACCAGAATTAACCTGGACGGATCTCTGGACACCAGCTTTGGCACCAATGGTTTTACCACTCAATCTGTAAGTCAAAACGGTACAGCAGATGATTTTGCAGTAGATCAGAATGGAAACAGTTACCTTCTTATTTCCAACATGGGTTCTTATATGGTAAAAGTAGATTCCAACGGAGTCATTGATAACAATTTCGGAACCAATGGAAAATTATTGCTTAATACATTTTATCCCAAAAAGTTTTATATTCAGAATGATGGGAAACTGGTAATGGCGGGAACCAAAACCAATACATTAACCTACACAGAAGATTCTTATATCGAAAGAAGACTGCCTGACGGCACGTACGATTCTACATTTGGTACTAATGGTTCTGTTTTTATTCCTAATACGCAAGGTTCTGTTGCCAGAAATTTTGAATATAATTATACTGATAATTCTATTTTATTACTGCATAGTAAAAATACGATATATGGGGGGACTTTCTTTTTATCTAAAATTCAAATTTCAGATGGCGCCTCTGTTTCCGGATTTTCCAATAATGGAAGAACACCTGATTATAGCTTTACCACTGCAAAGCAATTGTCATTGGGCCAGATTACCGTATTGCCCAATTCAAAAATAATAGTGACAGGAGGTATAACGAATATGTATAATGGTACCCCGAATCTTATTGCACAATTATTTGTAACAAGACTGAATGCTAACGGAACTGTAGATTATACTACATCAACTGCGGGCTTTCAATATTTTATGGCCGCACCTCCGACTACATCGCTAAGAGCTGACTATATTAAAAAGTTATTTAATTTAAATGACGGCTCACTTGTTCTTGCTTATTCCGGCGGCAGTGTAACACATGGCTCCAAATCTTTTCTGACAAAGTTTAACAGTGGTTTCCTTGGGGTGGATGATATTTCTGCAAAAGATCATAATACTTTTACCCTTCATCCTAATCCGGCCAGGGATCATATTACCATACAATATAAAAAAGAGGGTAATAAAAGTTTTGAGTACAGTATTGTTGATATGTCCGGGAAAAAAATTCAGAGCGGTTCTTCAATATTCAATGAACAAATCAATATTCAGAAATTAGAAAAAGGGAATTACATTATTCAGTTTGAGACTAAAAAAAGAGACAGACAATCGTTAAAATTAATAAAGAAATAAAAGCAGATGTTTGCCTTACTTAGTACGAATTTTGGAAGTGGATTCTGGACCTTTACTCTATTTTTAATAATAAAAGCTCCCATCTTTTAACGGGAGTTTTCTATTCTTCTAAAGAAAGACAATACATCTCAAAATCAAGCATTTACTTCTTTTACAAAAGCATTATATCAGATCGCATAAAAAAGACCTTTCATTGAGGTCTTTTTTTATAATAGCATGCTGTACTTTTATATTCTGTAAAAACTAAAAAAGTCTTGTAAGGATCACTTTATACTGTAAGCTTGCATCTCCATTGTTAGTAAGATCTATTGTTCCGGCTGTGGGCATTGTTAATGTATAATTAAATGCAATGTTAGTACCTCCTGCAGCACAATTTGGAATGCCTGACCAAACAACTGATGTTGTATATCTGTTTACTTCAGTAAAAGCAGGCGCTTTATCGGTGGTGTCAGTGTTTAAACTTCCATCCATTCCTTTAATAGAGAAAGAATTGTTAAGAGCATTATTAGTGACGTAATACTCTGCAATACCAATACGCCCACAAGTATTGCTGACATTGACCACAGCTTTATATACCGCATTATTGGCAAGTCCTGCAATCAAAGTATTTGTAGCACCTGGTGCTATGGTAACGGTGTTATTAATAACCGTTCCATAAATGTTATCAACAGCTTTATTCAGGACACCATTTGCGTCTGAATATACCGGCGTAATAAGGGTAGCGCCTGCAGCTACATCTATGGTTCTTACTCTGGTACTACCGGCAACATCCAAGGTATTGGTAGGAGTATTGGTAGCAACACCTATATTACCCAGGGTTAGATCCATTGCCCAATCACTTCCCCCAGGAATACGGGAAATAATAAATACCCCGTTATTCCCGTTGAAATTAGGATTTATACCCATTACTGCCTGTTTTACTCCCGTAGTTCCCGTAGTTCTTAAGATCGATAATAAGGAGTTATTGGCGATAGGATTTTCTATCAGCAATCCCGTATTGGTAGCTTCACCTCCTCCAATACCTGTGGCTGTTCCCTTATTTTTTATATGGAGATTCGATAAGGGTGTGAGATTACCGATACCTACATTTCCTGCCGAGGTTACTGTGAAGTCATTGGCTTGTTGTACGTCATTAGGAACACCGGTTGCAGGATTATCTTTTGCCCCATCTACATGGAGCATGCCTTGAGGGTTTGATGTATTTATCCCTACCTGTGAAAACCCAATGACAGAAAACAATATCATTGCCAAAGAGATTAAATTTTTTTTCATTTTTTAAGATTTAAAATGGTGTAATTTGAGTATTTAATTCAATACATTTATTTATGCTTTTCATTCAAATAAACATATATTAAAACCAAATTTACACTTTTTAATCATTTATAATATTAAATTAACATAAAAAACTTGCGATATAAATAATATTCACAACGCAACAATTATAATTTACAATAGACCTACGCTATAGCAACTCCAGATCTCAAGAGGTAGTATTTTATATTTTGGGAAGTCCATAGTGTATTGTTTTAATTTTTTCGAAAATCGGGTCTTATTATAAAAACAGAGGTTACCGTTATAATCAATATTCCAACTTCTAATAATAGTCCCCATAAACCCGCGATAAAACACCTCAAAATAATTTCGGCTGTAAATTCTGCAGGGTTAGTATCTTTGTTGTACGTCATCCAAATCAGGAGTTCTCCCTGATAGGTAAAGATTCCAGCCCTATAATCCTTGAACACTGCACCTATTTCCTGGTAAAAAATTGATGCAGAACAAACTGTCATATACACACCTATAAGAATAAAAGGAAGAGAGATTAAGAAACTAGAATGTTTAATCTGCTGATTCGTGATATTTCTCTTTAAAATAAACAACAGTTTCCAGATCGGAATAAAGCCGAGAATAAGAAATTCAATTTCAATAAGGATTAAAAAAATCGAAATACAAAGCAAAAATTCGCTGGCATTAAAAAATATTGCTGCCACCAGAGGGACTAAAAATACAAACATTGCAACGGTATTAACGCAAAGTATTATATCTGACAATCCAGTGTTTCTTTTCACTCTAAAGCTCTTATTGTTAATATTTCTAATATTCTGTTTTGTACACGGGTATATTCTTTGTATCTGTCAGGAAAAATAGTAAAACAATAAAAACTACTTTTTCCCAAAACACCTTGAAAAAAAGTAGTTTAAGGCATTAATTGCACTTTATACCATCTGATAAATATAAAATATCCTGAACCTGATATCCTTTTATATTAATTTACTGCAACAGCATAAATCGCATTTTCAGACCATACTCCTCCCACTTTACCCAATCCGGCCCCTGTCACAGTACCACTAGCCTGAGTATTCCCTACAATATATCTATACGTTTTGGTTGTCCCGGATGTATTATTAATTTGTACTGTACCCGTAGCAACACTATATTTTTGTCCACCATTAAATGGTCCTTCCAATTGAAAACTCATTAAAGTAGGTCTTATGACATCTGCTGACTGAGTGCCTGTTTGTCCAATGGTTGTAAGATTTGCTTCTGAGAAAGTACTTCTTACAAACATCCAGTCACTTGCTGTAATTGTTCCCTGCGGTATTAATAATAATGAAATGGTAACCATCCATCTTCCCGGAGGTAAAGTAATGGAAGAACCTGTATATCTAAAATCAGAAAATTGAGAAAATGGTACATCATACCCTCCACCCAATGTTCCTACAGCAACATTTGATGCAGCTCTCTGCCATGTTGCCACTCCATTGGCATCAGAAGTTAATATTTTATTGGCCCCTTGTGTACCATCTACAATTTTCAATGCACCATTCGTTGAGGAACGAACATCCAGCACATTTGTGGGCGCCGTTGTACCAATA
Encoded here:
- a CDS encoding T9SS type A sorting domain-containing protein; its protein translation is MKKHYFLLFSIFTIFLNAQSFSLDTTFGNGGYCMYDNFRETSDVVILPDGQFITATSTGSITIRKVNQSGILDSSFGEKDYDMGSNSLDKSESIKKIILNNNKILIYGRVNATPTHSLYDWFLTRINLDGSLDTSFGTNGFTTQSVSQNGTADDFAVDQNGNSYLLISNMGSYMVKVDSNGVIDNNFGTNGKLLLNTFYPKKFYIQNDGKLVMAGTKTNTLTYTEDSYIERRLPDGTYDSTFGTNGSVFIPNTQGSVARNFEYNYTDNSILLLHSKNTIYGGTFFLSKIQISDGASVSGFSNNGRTPDYSFTTAKQLSLGQITVLPNSKIIVTGGITNMYNGTPNLIAQLFVTRLNANGTVDYTTSTAGFQYFMAAPPTTSLRADYIKKLFNLNDGSLVLAYSGGSVTHGSKSFLTKFNSGFLGVDDISAKDHNTFTLHPNPARDHITIQYKKEGNKSFEYSIVDMSGKKIQSGSSIFNEQINIQKLEKGNYIIQFETKKRDRQSLKLIKK
- a CDS encoding AMP-binding protein, whose protein sequence is MLIDFNNLNINQLSFSAEFEKKVKDFLEEWFSKKTGVNVQTSGSTGVPKIFEIEKKKMVNSAVMTCNFLGLKEGDTALLCLPVEYISGKMMVVRSIERKLQLKVTDPSLKPLENLNEEVDFCAMTPLQVENSLEKLHLIKNLIIGGAAVSESLKNKIRHMNLSPSNRIFETYGMSETLSHIGLKQLMPEQEEYFTVFENVSISLDDRGCLKIFAPNVNASELQTNDLVEIKSKKQFKFLGRIDNVINSGGAKIFPEALEALVKKELPNEAIFAGLPDESLGQKLILIIEGNESDEVKRKVSEIPFEKKFHRPKDIIFIREIPRTPNGKVNRLELYKNLTGDL